One region of Syngnathus scovelli strain Florida chromosome 15, RoL_Ssco_1.2, whole genome shotgun sequence genomic DNA includes:
- the supt6h gene encoding transcription elongation factor SPT6, giving the protein MSDFIESEAEESEEEFEEKELKPKKTQRFMEDDDEEEEENTEDQDERGNLRGLIDDGDEEEDTGGQKSASGGDSDSEEEVRHRRKKRNYNDLDEDDLDLIEENLGVKVKRRKKKYDRVKTLDDDDDDDEKDLIADEIFHGDGDSEQEEGEAVREPLQQAGDDEEEEDEESDIGDFIVDDDGQPITKKRGKKFSGYTDAALQEAQEIFGGDFDFAEFDVDAYDQGEEEEEDQDEEGWDRPKKQTKRRQGRKSIFELYEPSELESSHMTDQDNEIRTTDMPERFQLRSIAVKPAEDEELEEEAEWIFRHGFSTLTISIQESADYLERGTSTNFSRQGPSTIAKIKEALNFMRNQQFEVPFIAFYRKEYVEPELNINDLWKVWQWDEKWTQLKTRKQNLSRLFQKMQSYQFEQISADPDKPLADGIRPLDTADMERLKDVQTLEELGDVYNHFLLYYGRDIPKMQNAAKASKKRLRKINQVTEDGEEEEVEVEEEEEQKGPDLKLASRRDMYSICQSVGLDGLAKKFGLTPEQFGENLRDSYQRHETEQFPAEPMELAKDYVCSQFPGPEAVLEGTRYMVAMQIAREPLVRHVLRQTFQERAKINIKPTKKGKKDVDEAHFAYSFKYLKNKAVKELSGDQFLKMCLAETEGLLSIDICIDLVGVKGYAGDQTYFDEIKQFYYRDEFSHQVQEWNRQRTLAIERSLNQFLYPQMAKELKSKLLAEAKESIVRSCCRRLYNWLKVSPYRPDQQLEEDDDLMDESQGKGIRVLGVAYSPSRDTPVFCALINGEGEVADFLRLPYFMKRRNAFREDEREKKANDIESLKRFLSSKKPHVVAVAGENRDAQMIIEDIKRTISELEQESSLPSVGVELVDNELGTLYMNSKKSETDFRDYPPLLRQAVSIARKIQDPLVEYAQVCSSDEDIICLKLHPLQEHVVKEDLLSALYCEFINRVNEVGVDVNRAIAHPHTQSLVQYVCGLGPRKGSHLIKILKQNNTRLENRTQLVTMCHMGPKVFINCAGFIKIDTASLGDSTDSYIEVLDGSRVHPETYEWARKMAVDALEYDESAEDANPAGALEEILENPERLKDLDLDAFAEELERQGYGNKGITLYDIRAELSCRYKDLRVPYRVPNTEEVFNLLTKETPETFYIGKLITSIVTGIAHRRPQGESYDQAIRNDATGLWQCPFCQQDNFPELSEVWNHFDSGSCPGQAIGVRSRLDNGVQGFIPTKFLSDKVVKHPEERVKVGMTVHCRIMKIDIEKFSVDLTCRTSDLSDKANEWKLPKDTYYDFDAESEDLKLEEELKKKQQRTPYIKRVIAHPNFHNISFNQAEKMMESLDQGDLIIRPSSKGENHLTVTWKVADGIYQHVDVREEGKENAFSLGHTLWINSEEFEDLDEITARFIQPMASFARDLLSHKYFQDCNGGSKEKMEELLVRTKREKPTFIPYFVSACKALPGKFLLGYQPRGKPRVEYVTITPDGFRYRSQIFPSVNGLFRWFKDHYQEPVPGITPTNSNSSRTRTPASLNATPANINIADLTRAVNSLPRNMTSQMFNAIAAVTGQGQNQNPNSTPAQWGSSQYGYGGSTGGGGSSSAYHVFATPQQPIATPLMTPSYSFTTPSQQNMGTPQYPGSTPQSTHAHHNHHSSHHGHGSGTPGSTVSSSRGRTPQQQQPKPSSSGSGGGSTAAVDWGKMAEQWLKEKEAEGRKKTQRMTPRPSPSPMIESTPMSIAGDATPLLDEMDR; this is encoded by the exons ATTACAATGACCTGGACGAGGACGATCTGGACCTCATTGAGGAAAACTTGGGTGTGAAAGTCAAGAGGAGG AAGAAGAAATACGACCGTGTGAAAACGCtggacgatgacgacgacgacgatgagaAGGACCTGATCGCCGACGAGATCTTTCACGGCGACGGAGACAGCGAGCAGGAGGAGGGCGAGGCCGTCCGCGAGCCTCTCCAGCAGGCAGGCGAtgatgaggaagaagaagacgagGAGTCGG ATATTGGCGACTTTATCGTGGATGATGATGGCCAGCCGATCACCAAAAAACGGGGCAAGAAGTTCTCCGGCTACACTGATGC TGCCCTCCAGGAGGCGCAGGAGATCTTCGGCGGCGACTTTGACTTTGCTGAatttgacgtcgacgcctatgaccagggtgaggaggaggaggaggaccagGATGAAGAGGGCTGGGACCGGCCCAAGAAGCAGACCAAGAGGCGGCAGGGCCGAAAGAGCATCTTTGAGCTCTACGAGCCCAGTGAGCTGGAGAGCAGTCACATGACCGACCAGGACAACGAGATCCGCACCACCGACATGCCCGAGAGGTTCCAG CTGCGATCGATCGCCGTCAAACCAGCTGAGGacgaggagctggaggaggaagCGGAGTGGATCTTCAGACACGGTTTCTCCACGCTCACCATTTCCATTCAG GAGAGCGCCGATTATTTGGAGCGAGGGACGTCCACCAACTTCAGCCGCCAAGGCCCCAGTACCATTGCCAAAATCAAAGAGGCGCTCAACTTCATGAGGAATCAACAATTTGAG gttccATTTATTGCATTCTACAGAAAAGAGTACGTGGAACCAGAGCTGAACATCAATGACCTGTGGAAGGTGTGGCAGTGGGATGAAAAG TGGACTCAGTTGAAGACCCGCAAGCAGAACCTTTCGCGACTCTTTCAAAAGATGCAGTCCTACCAGTTTGAGCAGATCTCTGCCGACCCCGACAAACCTTTGGCTGACGGGATACGCCCGCTGGACACGGCCGACATGGAGAG GCTGAAGGACGTCCAGACGCTGGAAGAGCTCGGTGACGTGTACAACCACTTCCTGCTCTACTACGGCCGAGATATTCCCAAGATGCAGAACGCCGCCAAGGCCAGCAAGAAGAGGCTCCGCAAGATCAATCAAGTCACAGAAgacg gtgaggaggaggaagtggaggtagaagaagaggaggagcagaAGGGTCCAGATCTCAAGCTGGCGTCTCGCAGGGACATGTACAGCATCTGCCAAAGCGTGGGCCTCG ACGGCCTGGCCAAAAAGTTCGGCCTGACGCCTGAGCAGTTTGGCGAGAATCTGCGAGACAGCTACCAGCGGCACGAGACGGAGCAGttccccgccgagcccatggagctGGCCAAAGACTACGTGTGCAGCCAGTTCCCCGGCCCGGAGGCCGTCCTGGAGGGCACCCGTTACATGGTGGCCATGCAGATCGCCCGCGAGCCTTTGGTCCGACACGTGCTGCGCCAGACCTTCCAAGAGAGAGCCAAGATCAACATCAAGCCCACCAAGAAGGGCAAAAAG GATGTGGACGAGGCCCACTTTGCCTACTCCTTCAAGTACCTGAAGAACAAGGCGGTGAAGGAGCTCAGCGGGGATCAGTTCCTGAAAATGTGCTTGGCTGAGACCGAGGGCCTGCTCTCCATTGACATCTGCATCGACCTCGTTGGAGTCAAAGg GTACGCAGGAGACCAGACCTACTTTGACGAGATCAAGCAGTTCTACTACCGAGACGAGTTCAGCCATCAAGTGCAGGAGTGGAACCGTCAGCGCACCTTGGCCATCGAGAGATCCCTCAACCAGTTCCTCTACCCTCAGATGGCCAAAGAGCTTAAGAGCAAGCTCCTCGCTGAAGCCAAAGAGAGCATCGTACGG TCGTGCTGCCGTCGACTGTACAACTGGTTGAAGGTGTCTCCTTACAGGCCAGACCAGCAGTTGGAGGAAGATGACGACCTGATGGACGAGAGTCAGGGCAAAGGCATCAGGGTGCTGGGAGTGGCCTACTCACCCAGCAG AGACACGCCCGTCTTCTGCGCGCTGATCAATGGCGAAGGCGAGGTGGCGGACTTTCtgcgcctgccctacttcatgaAGAGGAGGAACGCCTTCAGGGAGGACGAGCGAGAGAAGAAG gccaacgatattgagagCCTCAAGAGGTTTTTGTCCAGCAAGAAGCCTCACGTGGTCGCCGTGGCTGGTGAAAACCG GGACGCTCAGATGATCATAGAGGACATCAAGAGGACCATCAGCGAGCTGGAGCAGGAGTCGTCGCTGCCCTCCGTCGGCGTGGAGCTGGTCGACAACGAGCTGGGCACGCTCTACATGAACAGTAAAAAGTCCGAG ACGGACTTTCGGGATTACCCACCATTGCTGCGCCAGGCTGTGTCCATTGCCAGGAAGATTCAAGATCCTCTGGTGGAGTACGCACAGGTCTGCAGCTCTGATGAAGACATCATCTGCCTCAAGCTGCATCCCCTACAG GAACACGTGGTAAAGGAGGACCTGCTCTCCGCTCTCTATTGCGAGTTCATCAATCGGGTCAACGAGGTGGGCGTGGATGTGAACCGGGCCATCGCTCACCCTCACACTCAGAGTTTGGTCCAGTACGTGTGCGGTCTGGGCCCGAGGAAGGGCTCGCACTTGATCAAG ATTCTGAAGCAGAACAACACGCGTCTGGAGAACAGAACCCAGCTGGTCACAATGTGTCACATGGGGCCAAAGGTCTTCATCAACTGTGCAGGTTTCATCAAGATCGACACGGCGTCGCTCGGAGACAG CACCGATTCCTACATCGAGGTCCTAGATGGTTCTCGCGTCCACCCCGAGACATACGAGTGGGCTCGCAAGATGGCCGTGGATGCGCTGGAGTACGACGAATCCGCCGAGGACGCCAACCCGGCCGGCGCCCTGGAGGAGATCTTGGAGAACCCCGAAAGGCTCAAAGATCTCGACCTGGACGCCTTTGCCGAGGAGCTGGAGAGACAG GGTTACGGCAACAAGGGCATCACGCTGTATGACatcagagctgagctgagctgcagGTACAAAGACCTGCGGGTCCCCTACAGAGTCCCCAACACGGAGGAGGTCTTCAACCTGCTCACTAAGGAGACACCAGAGACCTTCTATATTG GTAAGCTGATCACCAGCATAGTGACTGGCATCGCTCACCGGCGCCCCCAGGGGGAGAGCTATGATCAGGCCATCCGTAATGACGCCACCGGCCTGTGGCAGTGTCCCTTCTGCCAGCAAGACAACTTCCCCGAGCTCAGCGAG GTGTGGAACCACTTCGATAGCGGCTCCTGTCCCGGGCAGGCCATCGGGGTGCGGTCTAGACTGGACAACGGCGTGCAGGGATTCATTCCCACCAAGTTCCTGAGCGACAAAGTGGTGAAACACCCCGAGGAGAGAGTGAAG GTGGGCATGACGGTTCACTGTCGCATCATGAAGATCGACATCGAGAAGTTCAGCGTGGACCTCACGTGTCGCACCTCCGACCTCTCGGACAAGGCCAACGAGTGGAAGCTTCCCAAAGACACCTACTACGACTTTGACGCCGAATCTGAAGATCTCaagctggaggaggagctgAAGAAGAAACAGCAGCGCACGC CGTACATCAAGCGGGTCATCGCTCACCCCAACTTTCACAACATCAGCTTCAACCAGGCTGAGAAGATGATGGAGTCCCTGGACCAGGGAGACCTGATCATCAGGCCCAGCAGCAAGGGAGAGAACCACCTCACTGTCACCTGGAAg GTGGCTGACGGCATCTACCAACATGTGGATGTGAGAGAAGAAGGCAAAGAGAACGCCTTCAGCTTAGGACATACGCTCTGGATCAATAGTGAG GAATTTGAAGACCTGGATGAAATCACAGCACGCTTCATTCAACCCATGGCGTCGTTCGCTCGGGACCTGCTGAGCCACAAATACTTTCAAGATTGTAACGGCGGAAGCAAGGAG AAAATGGAGGAGCTGCTGGTCAGGACCAAAAGGGAGAAGCCCACTTTCATTCCGTATTTTGTGTCTGCGTGTAAAGCTTTGCCTGGAAAGTTCCTGCTAGGCTACCAACCTCGAGGAAAGCCACG GGTGGAGTACGTGACCATCACCCCGGATGGCTTCAGGTACCGCTCGCAGATCTTTCCCTCAGTCAACGGCTTGTTCCGCTGGTTTAAGGACCACTACCAGGAGCCTGTTCCAG GCATCACACCCAccaacagcaacagcagccgCACACGCACGCCCGCCTCGCTCAACGCCACGCCGGCCAACATCAACATCGCCG ACCTGACGCGAGCCGTTAACTCGCTCCCGCGAAACATGACCTCGCAGATGTTCAACGCCATCGCCGCCGTCACTGGTCAGGGCCAGAACCAGAACCCCAACTCCACACCGGCCCAGTGGGGATCCAGCCAATACGGATACGGAGGCAGCACTGGAGGAGGCGGCAGCTCCTCGGCTTATCAC GTGTTTGCCACGCCCCAGCAGCCAATCGCCACACCCTTGATGACACCAAGCTACTCATTCACTACGCCCAGCCAGCAGAACATGGGCACGCCACAGTACCCGGGCTCCACCCCCCAGTCCACGCACGCGCACCACAACCACCACAGCAGCCACCACGGTCACGGGTCGGGCACGCCGGGCTCAACCGTGTCGTCGTCGCGGGGCCGGActcctcagcagcagcagccaaa GCCAAGCAGTAGCGGAAGCGGCGGCGGCTCCACCGCCGCAGTGGACTGGGGCAAGATGGCCGAGCAGTGGCTGAAAGAGAAAGAGGCCGAAGGTCGGAAGAAGACTCAGAGAATGACCCCGCGACCTTCACCCAGCCCCATGATCGAGAGCACCCCCATGTCCATCGCCGGGGACGCCACGCCCCTGCTGGACGAGATGGACCGGTAG